Proteins encoded in a region of the Rhizobium sp. CC-YZS058 genome:
- a CDS encoding DUF1214 domain-containing protein, whose product MFRVPILVALILAIAFGGAIAGTITALQATIGFGAVRLGPWTAFPDAQTAGTDPYAKAHRARAGRLLYGRAEGMRFVAAADDEGQILQGGCTYRITGRTPPARFWTLFATDPRDTPLTDAPGRPTALNAWTVMRESDSSFAITVSPTAQPGNWLAVAHRGPIRLVLTLLDAPTANSSGAIELVMPTITRGSCANA is encoded by the coding sequence ATGTTTCGCGTCCCGATCCTCGTTGCCCTGATCCTGGCCATCGCCTTTGGCGGGGCGATTGCCGGCACCATCACGGCGCTGCAGGCGACGATCGGTTTCGGCGCGGTGCGGCTCGGCCCCTGGACCGCCTTTCCCGATGCCCAGACGGCCGGGACCGATCCCTATGCCAAGGCCCATCGTGCCCGAGCCGGACGGCTGCTCTACGGTCGGGCGGAGGGCATGCGCTTCGTGGCGGCCGCCGATGACGAGGGACAGATCCTGCAGGGCGGCTGCACCTATCGCATCACCGGGCGCACGCCGCCGGCCCGGTTCTGGACCCTGTTTGCGACCGATCCCCGCGATACGCCGCTGACGGACGCTCCCGGCCGGCCGACCGCACTCAACGCCTGGACGGTGATGCGTGAGAGCGACAGCAGCTTCGCCATCACGGTTTCTCCAACGGCGCAGCCGGGCAACTGGCTCGCGGTCGCCCATCGCGGCCCGATCCGGCTCGTGCTCACCCTGCTCGATGCTCCGACCGCCAATTCCTCCGGCGCCATCGAGCTGGTCATGCCGACGATCACCCGCGGATCCTGCGCCAATGCGTAA
- a CDS encoding DUF1254 domain-containing protein: MRKRSLSPLRLLRTGLFVVGVGLIGAVLLHIVIILALPRFTGGDAYSRVLGLYEMDSFFPLSAEPGPTGLANDDPYLRVAVCGFSVANGPVRFTADGTVPFWSLALYDADSNEVFSMNNATAVNGGVDVVAATALQLVDLRKRPVEALAQSIMVEMPVEEGYAVLRALAPSDSFEEAARGFLQGAGCEPIIRDATPAMP, encoded by the coding sequence ATGCGTAAGCGTTCCTTATCCCCGCTCCGCCTGCTGCGCACCGGCCTCTTCGTCGTCGGCGTCGGGCTGATCGGCGCCGTGCTCCTGCACATCGTCATCATCCTGGCGCTGCCGCGCTTTACCGGCGGCGATGCCTATAGCCGCGTGCTCGGTCTCTATGAAATGGACAGCTTCTTCCCGCTCTCCGCCGAACCGGGACCGACAGGGCTTGCCAATGACGACCCCTATCTGCGCGTCGCCGTCTGCGGCTTTTCCGTCGCCAACGGCCCCGTCCGCTTCACCGCGGATGGCACTGTCCCCTTCTGGTCGCTGGCGCTCTATGATGCGGATTCCAACGAGGTGTTCAGCATGAACAACGCCACCGCCGTCAATGGCGGCGTCGATGTCGTCGCGGCGACCGCGCTGCAGCTCGTCGATCTGCGCAAGCGTCCGGTGGAGGCGCTGGCCCAGTCGATCATGGTGGAGATGCCGGTGGAGGAAGGCTACGCCGTGTTGCGCGCGTTGGCGCCGAGCGACAGTTTCGAGGAGGCCGCACGCGGCTTCCTGCAGGGCGCCGGCTGCGAACCGATCATTCGCGATGCCACACCCGCGATGCCATAA
- a CDS encoding SH3 domain-containing protein, which produces MRSILTGAALAAALLIPAVAQAAAGFATANVNMRSGPSTAYPAVVVIPYGTSVEIHGCLANANWCDVSFYSGRGWVSGSYLQTSYRSSRVVLAPEYYRPLGIPTVTFEIDNYWDRYYRSRPFYRDREVWRRDVYRDDRGPGRYVREREERRDRIEDQRDRRREQAERERQRIEDLRDRRRDLQAEERQRAENLRDRRREREERIENRREERIENRRQERLENRRERIEQREHRGVQFNEDRPRRRGECGPNDPQC; this is translated from the coding sequence GTGAGATCCATTCTGACCGGCGCGGCACTGGCCGCCGCCCTCCTCATTCCAGCGGTTGCCCAGGCGGCTGCCGGCTTTGCCACGGCCAATGTGAACATGCGCTCCGGGCCGAGCACCGCCTATCCCGCCGTCGTCGTCATCCCCTATGGAACATCCGTGGAAATCCACGGCTGCCTTGCCAATGCCAATTGGTGCGATGTCTCGTTCTACAGCGGCCGCGGCTGGGTTTCCGGCTCCTACCTCCAGACCTCCTACCGATCGAGCCGCGTCGTGCTGGCGCCGGAATATTACCGGCCGCTCGGCATTCCGACCGTCACCTTTGAAATCGACAACTATTGGGATCGCTACTACCGCAGCCGCCCCTTCTACCGCGATCGCGAGGTCTGGCGTCGCGATGTCTACCGTGACGACCGTGGCCCCGGTCGCTATGTCCGCGAGCGAGAGGAGCGTCGCGACCGGATCGAAGACCAGCGGGATCGCCGCCGCGAACAGGCCGAGCGCGAGCGTCAGCGGATCGAGGATCTGCGGGATCGCCGCCGCGACCTGCAGGCCGAGGAGCGCCAGCGCGCCGAAAACCTGCGCGACCGCCGCCGCGAGCGCGAGGAGCGCATCGAGAACCGCCGCGAGGAACGGATCGAAAATCGCCGTCAGGAGCGTCTCGAGAATCGTCGCGAACGGATCGAGCAGCGCGAACATCGTGGCGTCCAGTTCAACGAGGATCGTCCCCGTCGCCGCGGCGAATGCGGCCCGAACGATCCGCAGTGCTGA